A part of Halobacillus shinanisalinarum genomic DNA contains:
- the comER gene encoding late competence protein ComER yields MRYGIIGTGNMGSMLANAFISSGAVDANDLTIYNRTRKKAEWIKNQFKEITIADSVEEVARDNEVIFICVKPHDYKDILSQCSPTATQCLVSITSPVSVDDLERVTSCQIARVVPSITNRAFSGVSLFTYGERISNFYKEELLSIFSHISTPIEIEEESIRSASDIVSCGPAFISFLLENMITAAQEVGGMSKDKATQLTEEMMIGLGTLLEKRTYTLPELMEKVTVKGGVTGEGIRALEENVGDLFQEMFQATHRKHKDDKRTIHF; encoded by the coding sequence ATGCGTTACGGAATCATTGGTACGGGAAATATGGGGAGTATGCTAGCAAACGCCTTTATTTCAAGTGGAGCGGTCGATGCAAATGATTTAACCATTTACAATCGGACTCGGAAGAAAGCGGAATGGATAAAAAATCAATTCAAAGAAATTACAATCGCAGATTCTGTTGAGGAGGTTGCTAGAGACAATGAAGTGATTTTCATATGTGTTAAACCTCATGATTATAAAGACATTTTAAGTCAATGCTCCCCAACTGCTACCCAGTGCCTCGTGTCTATTACAAGTCCAGTTTCCGTAGATGACCTGGAAAGAGTTACTTCGTGTCAAATAGCAAGAGTGGTCCCATCCATTACGAATCGCGCATTTTCAGGAGTTAGTTTATTTACGTATGGGGAACGGATTTCCAATTTTTATAAAGAGGAACTCCTTTCCATCTTCTCTCATATTTCGACACCTATTGAAATTGAGGAAGAATCAATACGTTCAGCCTCTGATATTGTTTCATGCGGACCCGCTTTTATTAGCTTTTTATTAGAAAATATGATTACAGCCGCTCAAGAAGTAGGGGGAATGTCTAAAGATAAGGCGACACAGTTAACAGAAGAAATGATGATTGGATTAGGTACTTTGTTAGAGAAACGCACGTACACATTGCCGGAATTAATGGAAAAAGTTACAGTTAAAGGTGGTGTTACGGGAGAAGGAATTCGTGCACTCGAGGAAAATGTCGGAGACCTCTTTCAAGAAATGTTCCAGGCAACACACAGAAAGCATAAAGATGATAAGCGTACAATACACTTTTAA
- a CDS encoding YqzM family protein, which produces MNEFRKDIQSKTNDVIDSGLGFVFSFVFFFVIFFIGILFEFIGR; this is translated from the coding sequence ATGAACGAATTTAGAAAGGATATACAGTCTAAGACGAATGACGTAATTGATTCTGGACTAGGTTTCGTATTCTCATTTGTTTTCTTTTTCGTCATTTTCTTCATAGGCATATTATTCGAATTTATTGGACGTTAA
- the rpsT gene encoding 30S ribosomal protein S20: MPNIKSAKKRVRVNDDARSLNAAFKSDMRTAVKRVETLVKSNDKDDAKQALTTAVKKIDKAVQRGALDKNNGNRKKSRLSKKVNAL, from the coding sequence ATGCCTAATATTAAATCAGCTAAAAAACGCGTACGTGTAAATGATGATGCTCGATCCCTAAATGCAGCATTCAAATCTGATATGCGTACTGCGGTTAAACGTGTTGAAACGCTTGTAAAAAGCAATGATAAAGATGATGCTAAACAAGCCCTTACAACTGCCGTTAAAAAAATTGACAAGGCTGTCCAACGCGGTGCTCTTGACAAAAACAATGGTAACCGTAAAAAATCACGCCTATCTAAAAAAGTGAACGCACTATAG
- a CDS encoding class I SAM-dependent methyltransferase — MAEVYDELMKDAPYDQWVSWTTYMLNTYRPEAKRLLDLGCGTGEITTRLSNQGWHMTGVDLSEEMLSIASNKDQSIQWLSQDITNLQGLCNFDCIVSYCDVINYITDPISLDSTFNHAFKALETNGLFLFDVHSVEHIVTDLYGQTFAEVYDDLSYVWFCDPGEKEYSIVHDLTFFIRHHNEYRRFDEHHHQQGYELSTLKQAIKKAGFTIQQVCADFSVNPASDGDRLFFVCQKL; from the coding sequence ATGGCGGAAGTTTATGATGAATTAATGAAGGATGCGCCTTACGATCAGTGGGTCTCATGGACAACGTATATGCTAAATACCTATCGCCCAGAAGCTAAACGATTACTTGATCTTGGTTGTGGGACGGGAGAGATAACAACACGTCTATCTAATCAAGGATGGCATATGACTGGTGTAGATTTATCAGAAGAAATGCTTTCCATAGCCTCTAACAAAGATCAATCAATCCAGTGGTTGTCACAGGATATCACGAACCTTCAGGGTTTGTGCAACTTTGATTGTATCGTCAGTTATTGTGATGTGATCAATTACATTACAGATCCTATCTCCCTTGATAGCACTTTTAACCATGCGTTTAAAGCTTTAGAAACAAATGGTTTATTTCTGTTTGATGTTCATTCCGTCGAACACATTGTTACTGACTTATATGGTCAAACCTTTGCGGAAGTATATGATGACCTTTCCTACGTATGGTTTTGTGATCCAGGTGAAAAGGAGTATTCCATTGTCCATGATTTGACGTTTTTCATTCGTCACCATAATGAATATCGTCGTTTTGATGAACACCATCACCAGCAAGGCTATGAGTTGAGTACTTTAAAACAGGCAATTAAAAAAGCGGGATTTACCATTCAACAAGTATGTGCTGACTTTTCGGTAAACCCTGCTTCTGACGGGGATCGACTATTCTTTGTTTGTCAAAAACTATAA
- the rsfS gene encoding ribosome silencing factor gives MESKELVTLTARACDEKRANDIVILDMADVSLIADYFLICEGSNERQVQAIAREVKAQAEENGIEVKRMEGFDKARWILVDLNDIVCHIFHKDERSYYNLERLWGDAETVAVEGIEG, from the coding sequence ATGGAGAGTAAAGAGTTAGTTACATTAACAGCTAGAGCTTGTGATGAGAAACGAGCGAATGACATTGTCATCCTGGACATGGCTGACGTTTCACTTATTGCCGATTACTTTTTGATCTGTGAAGGCTCAAATGAGCGTCAAGTACAGGCGATTGCTAGAGAAGTAAAAGCACAGGCAGAAGAGAATGGGATTGAAGTAAAAAGGATGGAAGGTTTTGATAAAGCCCGTTGGATTCTTGTAGATCTCAATGACATTGTGTGCCATATATTCCATAAAGATGAGCGTAGTTATTATAATCTAGAACGCCTGTGGGGTGATGCAGAAACGGTTGCTGTTGAGGGCATTGAAGGATAA
- a CDS encoding helix-hairpin-helix domain-containing protein — protein MLFLKRYGWLFIIPILIFLIIFQQKDDQQTVVQESKSPESAANKENGDVEASTQKMIVDVKGEVVKPGIYELNAGLRVNDAIDLAGGMTEQADQTSVNLAQKIQDEMVILVTSLATESEAQSEESATETTGKVRINQATLEEMQALPGIGPSKAEAIIKHREENGLFKKAEDLLGVSGIGEKTLENMIDTIQVP, from the coding sequence GTGTTATTCTTGAAAAGGTATGGTTGGTTGTTCATTATTCCTATCCTAATATTTCTAATCATTTTCCAACAAAAAGATGATCAGCAAACCGTCGTCCAAGAGAGTAAAAGCCCAGAATCAGCTGCAAATAAAGAAAACGGTGATGTAGAGGCTTCCACACAAAAGATGATTGTTGATGTGAAGGGTGAGGTGGTGAAGCCAGGCATTTATGAATTAAATGCTGGCTTAAGAGTAAATGATGCCATTGACCTAGCTGGCGGGATGACGGAACAGGCTGATCAAACGAGTGTTAATTTGGCTCAGAAGATTCAAGATGAAATGGTGATTTTAGTCACGTCACTAGCAACAGAAAGTGAAGCTCAGTCAGAGGAATCGGCAACTGAAACTACTGGAAAAGTTCGAATCAATCAAGCCACACTCGAAGAAATGCAAGCATTACCAGGAATTGGCCCTTCTAAAGCAGAGGCTATTATTAAACATCGTGAAGAGAATGGTTTATTTAAAAAAGCGGAAGATTTACTTGGTGTCTCGGGAATAGGTGAAAAAACATTGGAAAATATGATCGATACGATTCAAGTTCCCTAA
- a CDS encoding ComE operon protein 2 has product MERISWNQYFIAQSHLLKSRSTCERLAVGAVIVRDKRMIAGGYNGSVSGGVHCIDEGCYVIDGHCVRTIHAEMNALLQCAKFGVATDEAEIYVSHFPCLHCTKAIIQAGIKAVYYSEDYRNHPYAIELLEQAGVNIHKVERGDNVTDPSAVEKEQLVDHLLHKLEQGDHNKEEVEGLKEKATQLFQVNGNQRT; this is encoded by the coding sequence ATGGAGCGTATCTCTTGGAACCAATATTTTATTGCTCAAAGTCATTTACTAAAATCAAGAAGTACATGTGAGCGTTTAGCTGTAGGAGCAGTTATCGTTAGAGATAAGCGAATGATCGCAGGAGGTTACAATGGAAGTGTTTCCGGCGGGGTCCATTGTATCGATGAAGGTTGTTATGTGATTGATGGACACTGTGTTCGTACAATCCATGCCGAAATGAATGCTCTTTTGCAATGTGCAAAATTTGGTGTAGCAACAGATGAAGCTGAAATTTATGTATCTCATTTTCCCTGTCTGCATTGTACAAAAGCGATTATCCAGGCTGGGATTAAAGCGGTCTATTATAGTGAGGATTATCGCAATCATCCCTATGCAATTGAACTGTTAGAACAAGCTGGAGTGAATATTCACAAAGTAGAGAGGGGAGACAACGTGACTGATCCGAGCGCAGTGGAAAAAGAACAGCTAGTGGATCACCTCTTACATAAGCTTGAACAGGGCGATCACAACAAAGAAGAGGTAGAAGGTTTAAAAGAAAAGGCAACCCAGCTTTTTCAAGTGAATGGAAATCAGCGGACATGA
- the holA gene encoding DNA polymerase III subunit delta, producing the protein MAEQIYLLYGTESYLIQEHKQKIIEKTLKPGDREFNISQYDLEETPVEDVVIDAEIFPFLGEKKVVIAHHPTFLKAKPDKLPFEHNVDAFLEYINHPADYSVLILIAPYEKLDERKKVFKQLKKAGELILCQPIREWDMDKWIQSIAKDLHITIPESVHELFAQEIGTNLMALRKEIEKLALNVEKGGVVSRELAEDLLSHSAEASGLKLVDAVMEKDLGRAIKLYKDLVKASEEPIALIALLASQFRIISQVKILKQKGYAQNQMKSYVKAHPFVIKMALKREQAFTNEELNEIIQQLAETDYIMKQGYMEKELAFEMLLYRLIHIKKKEIV; encoded by the coding sequence ATGGCAGAACAGATTTACTTATTATACGGAACCGAAAGTTATTTAATACAGGAACACAAGCAAAAGATAATTGAAAAGACGTTAAAACCAGGGGACCGGGAATTTAACATATCACAATATGATTTAGAGGAAACGCCCGTTGAAGATGTAGTTATAGATGCTGAAATTTTCCCTTTTCTAGGTGAGAAAAAGGTTGTGATTGCCCACCATCCTACTTTCTTAAAAGCAAAGCCGGACAAACTTCCCTTTGAGCATAATGTGGATGCGTTTCTTGAGTATATCAATCATCCTGCAGATTATAGTGTTTTAATTTTAATTGCCCCTTATGAGAAGCTTGATGAGCGAAAGAAAGTGTTTAAGCAACTAAAAAAGGCAGGGGAACTGATTCTTTGCCAGCCTATTCGTGAATGGGATATGGACAAGTGGATTCAGTCAATAGCTAAGGACTTACATATTACAATTCCCGAGTCAGTGCATGAGCTTTTTGCTCAGGAGATTGGAACAAACTTAATGGCGCTGCGTAAAGAAATTGAAAAGTTAGCTTTAAATGTAGAAAAAGGCGGGGTAGTTAGTCGTGAACTCGCAGAAGATTTACTTTCGCATAGTGCAGAGGCCTCTGGACTTAAATTAGTTGATGCAGTTATGGAAAAAGACCTGGGGAGGGCCATTAAACTCTATAAGGATTTAGTGAAAGCGAGCGAAGAACCTATCGCTTTAATAGCCCTGTTAGCCTCTCAATTTAGAATCATCAGTCAGGTGAAAATACTGAAGCAAAAAGGGTATGCGCAAAACCAAATGAAAAGTTATGTCAAAGCACATCCATTTGTTATTAAGATGGCACTTAAAAGAGAACAAGCGTTTACAAATGAAGAACTAAATGAAATCATTCAACAACTTGCTGAGACAGATTATATAATGAAACAAGGATATATGGAAAAAGAGCTAGCCTTCGAAATGTTACTCTACCGTTTAATTCATATAAAAAAGAAAGAAATTGTATAA
- a CDS encoding DNA internalization-related competence protein ComEC/Rec2, whose product MKANLHLPVLAMAGGGILSNTTGLVTCLLLGVLIIWLIKLREMPKWIVILSAFIIFGYIYFTPHIPSNSANSPTLLEGKLISPITETGSTIRTVLRQQQNDEKVNIIYFKKDVESAEINHVRSQLKHGAQCTFTGESALPDQARNPGQFDYRHYLNNQQIFWEMTLQSPDQFTCKGQSLLHKAYKARSTIIDKVKKAMDPQAFAWASALVFGDTQFLSEERIGWFRDFSLSHILAISGLHVGLFLSGVFLLLFRSGFMTMEQARGFILFILPAYSFLSGAAPSVLRAVFMAVFLLLVLQLKIKAAVTDVLALVAFLLLLISPSYFYNLGFQFSFIVTFSLLLSYPLLKHKNVWVVSAIISFISQTVILPLQLHYFYQMNPLSLAANVLLVPYFSFIIIPLLFLLVCLSLFFPSLTLPLSGFAISLHEQFLNWLMVISRPFNIQWVVGELPLEWILLYFIFFCFMMSKWVQNRLRVAFLFGVSTVVILASFSVKPYLSEQGTVTMLDIGQGDSFVIELPHRKGVLLIDAAGPPIFSGDENRIADHIIAPFLKSRGIKQIDALIISHMDSDHSGSVDRLVDLFHVEEIYVSPYHTIEQKNVKRVEQGDVLKMGGYNFEVLHPRNDEKETNENSVVIHTQLGGRTWLFTGDVSTQIEEKLFNHYPSLSADVLKVGHHGSHTSTSEAWLRDLNPSVALVSAGVDNRYGHPHGEVIERLLQKDVLVLRTDIHGAVQYHFAKQSGTFSTFLPYNAENRKRLP is encoded by the coding sequence ATGAAAGCAAATCTCCATCTCCCGGTATTAGCCATGGCTGGGGGAGGGATATTATCTAACACTACTGGATTGGTGACCTGTCTATTGCTTGGTGTGTTAATCATATGGTTGATCAAACTCCGAGAGATGCCCAAATGGATAGTCATCCTTTCAGCTTTTATCATTTTTGGCTATATATATTTCACCCCGCATATCCCTTCTAATTCGGCTAACTCCCCAACACTCCTTGAAGGTAAATTAATCTCACCTATTACCGAAACAGGAAGCACAATACGAACAGTTCTTAGACAGCAGCAAAATGATGAAAAAGTGAATATTATTTATTTTAAGAAAGATGTTGAATCAGCTGAGATTAATCATGTCCGATCACAGTTAAAGCATGGGGCACAATGCACTTTTACGGGTGAGTCTGCTCTACCTGATCAAGCACGCAACCCAGGCCAGTTTGATTATCGGCACTATTTAAATAATCAACAAATTTTTTGGGAGATGACACTACAATCACCAGATCAGTTCACCTGTAAAGGACAGTCGCTTCTGCATAAGGCTTATAAAGCTAGAAGCACAATAATAGATAAGGTGAAAAAAGCAATGGACCCTCAAGCTTTTGCGTGGGCGTCTGCTCTCGTATTTGGGGATACGCAATTTCTTTCAGAAGAGAGAATCGGATGGTTTCGGGACTTTAGCTTATCACATATTTTAGCGATCTCCGGACTTCATGTCGGGCTTTTCCTGAGTGGAGTATTCCTGCTGCTATTTCGTTCAGGCTTTATGACAATGGAACAGGCGAGAGGATTTATTTTATTCATTCTGCCTGCCTACAGTTTTCTTTCAGGTGCAGCACCATCTGTTTTAAGAGCCGTTTTTATGGCAGTGTTTCTGTTGTTGGTCTTACAATTAAAGATAAAAGCAGCTGTCACTGATGTCCTCGCTCTCGTTGCCTTTCTGCTATTATTAATCTCTCCATCATACTTCTACAACTTGGGATTTCAATTCTCATTTATTGTAACGTTTAGTTTACTACTATCTTATCCCCTGTTAAAACATAAAAATGTGTGGGTGGTCTCGGCCATAATCAGCTTTATAAGCCAGACTGTCATATTGCCTTTACAACTTCACTATTTTTATCAAATGAACCCTCTCTCCTTAGCAGCAAATGTTTTGCTTGTTCCCTATTTCTCCTTTATTATAATTCCGCTATTGTTTCTCCTTGTATGTCTGTCTCTCTTTTTTCCATCATTAACCTTGCCCCTGTCAGGTTTTGCTATTTCCCTTCATGAACAATTTCTAAATTGGCTAATGGTTATAAGTCGACCCTTTAATATTCAGTGGGTTGTAGGTGAACTTCCTTTAGAATGGATCCTGCTTTATTTCATCTTTTTTTGTTTTATGATGAGTAAATGGGTGCAAAATCGACTGAGAGTGGCCTTTTTGTTTGGGGTAAGTACGGTTGTTATTCTTGCCAGTTTTTCGGTGAAGCCTTACTTGTCAGAACAAGGTACTGTAACAATGTTAGACATCGGCCAAGGTGATTCATTTGTCATCGAGCTACCTCATAGAAAAGGTGTGCTCCTTATTGATGCAGCCGGGCCGCCAATCTTTAGTGGTGACGAAAACAGGATTGCTGATCATATTATCGCTCCCTTTTTAAAGTCCAGAGGAATTAAACAAATTGATGCACTGATTATTTCTCATATGGATAGCGATCATAGTGGAAGTGTTGATCGATTAGTTGATTTATTTCATGTGGAGGAGATTTATGTAAGTCCATACCATACAATTGAACAAAAAAATGTAAAAAGGGTTGAACAAGGAGATGTCCTAAAGATGGGCGGATACAACTTCGAAGTGCTTCATCCGAGGAATGATGAGAAAGAAACTAATGAGAATTCAGTAGTTATTCATACACAACTTGGAGGCAGGACGTGGCTATTTACCGGAGACGTATCAACTCAAATAGAAGAAAAACTTTTTAATCATTATCCATCCTTATCTGCTGATGTGCTGAAAGTGGGCCACCACGGAAGCCATACATCGACATCCGAAGCATGGCTTAGAGATTTAAATCCATCCGTTGCGTTAGTTTCCGCAGGAGTGGACAATCGTTACGGCCATCCACACGGAGAAGTAATTGAACGTCTTCTTCAAAAGGATGTACTTGTCTTAAGGACGGATATTCATGGAGCAGTACAATATCACTTTGCTAAACAATCAGGAACGTTTTCCACCTTCTTGCCGTATAATGCAGAAAACAGAAAAAGACTGCCTTAG